One window of Halopseudomonas maritima genomic DNA carries:
- the pgeF gene encoding peptidoglycan editing factor PgeF translates to MSMQWISAEWPVPAHVRTCITTRRGGCSQGMWKGFNLGDHVGDDPAHVAANRAELERVLGCQPAWLSQVHGIEVCKADPTQVLEADASWTDQSGIACTIMTADCLPVLFCDREGSRVAAAHAGWRGLLDGVLEQTVRRLGGSASELLVWLGPAIGPTAFEVGAEVREAFTKVDARAASAFTPAEREGHWFADLYQLARQRLADVGVRQVYGGEECTWSDAARFFSYRRDGQTGRFASLIWLEPSVAG, encoded by the coding sequence ATGAGCATGCAGTGGATCAGTGCCGAGTGGCCTGTGCCAGCGCACGTACGCACCTGCATTACCACGCGCCGGGGCGGCTGCAGCCAGGGCATGTGGAAAGGGTTCAACCTGGGTGACCATGTGGGTGATGACCCTGCCCACGTTGCCGCCAACCGGGCCGAGCTGGAGCGAGTGCTGGGGTGTCAGCCCGCCTGGCTGAGCCAGGTGCACGGCATCGAGGTATGCAAGGCGGACCCGACCCAGGTACTTGAGGCGGATGCCAGCTGGACCGACCAGTCGGGTATTGCCTGCACCATCATGACCGCTGACTGCTTGCCGGTCTTGTTCTGCGATCGCGAGGGCAGTCGTGTTGCCGCTGCCCATGCGGGCTGGCGAGGATTGCTTGATGGGGTGCTGGAGCAGACCGTGCGCCGGCTCGGTGGCTCGGCCAGTGAGTTGCTGGTTTGGCTCGGCCCCGCCATTGGTCCGACCGCCTTTGAGGTGGGGGCGGAGGTACGTGAGGCTTTCACTAAGGTCGATGCCCGCGCAGCCAGTGCCTTTACCCCGGCGGAGCGTGAAGGGCACTGGTTTGCCGACCTCTACCAGCTCGCCCGTCAGCGCTTGGCTGATGTCGGTGTGCGTCAGGTCTACGGCGGCGAGGAGTGCACCTGGTCAGATGCGGCGCGCTTCTTCTCCTACCGCCGCGACGGCCAGACCGGACGCTTTGCCTCCCTCATCTGGCTGGAGCCATCAGTCGCCGGCTAA
- the rluD gene encoding 23S rRNA pseudouridine(1911/1915/1917) synthase RluD, producing MSDRIRLSAQVSPESGGQRLDQVAAQLFPDFSRSRLQGWIKDGSLLVDGERKRTRDSVYGGENLTLDAEREVQGEWQAEAIELDILYEDTALLVINKPAGLVVHPAAGHQDGTLLNALLHHCPELAKVPRAGIVHRLDKDTTGLMVVAKTIESQTDLVAQLQARTVSREYECVVTGVMTAGGKVDQPIARHGTQRQKMAVVAGGKQAISHYRVINRFRAHTHVKVKLETGRTHQIRVHMSYIHFPLVGDPVYGGRLRIPPGASPELIKELREFPRQALHARRLELEHPDDGRHMSWQVPLPEDMQHLLALLREDGEIAE from the coding sequence ATGTCAGATCGTATTCGTTTGTCCGCACAGGTCAGCCCGGAGTCGGGCGGTCAACGCCTTGACCAGGTTGCTGCGCAATTGTTCCCGGACTTCTCACGTTCGCGCCTGCAGGGCTGGATCAAGGATGGCAGCCTGCTGGTGGATGGCGAGCGCAAGCGCACGCGCGACAGCGTATATGGCGGTGAGAATCTGACCCTGGATGCCGAGCGCGAAGTGCAGGGCGAGTGGCAGGCTGAAGCGATTGAACTGGACATTCTGTACGAAGACACTGCCCTGCTGGTGATCAACAAGCCCGCGGGTCTGGTGGTGCACCCTGCGGCCGGACACCAGGACGGGACGCTGCTGAACGCGCTGTTGCACCACTGCCCGGAGCTGGCCAAAGTGCCGCGTGCGGGCATCGTGCACCGCCTGGATAAAGACACCACCGGCCTGATGGTGGTCGCCAAAACCATCGAGTCGCAGACCGATCTGGTGGCCCAGCTGCAGGCGCGCACGGTCAGCCGCGAATACGAGTGCGTGGTTACCGGTGTCATGACGGCCGGTGGCAAGGTGGATCAGCCGATTGCCCGGCACGGCACCCAGCGCCAGAAGATGGCGGTGGTCGCCGGTGGCAAGCAGGCGATCAGTCACTATCGCGTGATCAACCGCTTTCGCGCCCATACCCACGTTAAGGTCAAGCTGGAAACCGGACGTACGCACCAGATCCGTGTACACATGAGCTATATCCACTTTCCGCTGGTGGGTGACCCGGTGTATGGCGGGCGCCTGCGCATCCCGCCAGGTGCAAGCCCTGAACTGATTAAGGAGTTGCGCGAGTTCCCGCGTCAGGCGTTGCACGCACGCCGCCTGGAGCTGGAACACCCCGACGACGGCCGCCACATGAGCTGGCAAGTGCCGCTGCCCGAAGATATGCAGCACCTGCTGGCATTGCTGCGCGAGGATGGTGAGATCGCCGAATGA
- a CDS encoding outer membrane protein assembly factor BamD, translated as MSLKHLLLVGALALLAACSSNAPVIDESLSESELYRKAQVDLDAKNYGAAVETLRALEARYPFGRYADQAQLELIYAYYQNVEAEAATASADRFIRLHPTHPNVDYAYYIRGLASFNRDRGIIERFLPLDMTRRDPGAARDSFNDFAQLINRYPNSQYAPDARARMVYLRNLLAAYDVNVGHYYLKRGAYLAAANRGRYIVENFQQTPAVGDGLALMVAGYDRLAMYDLAESALQTLQQNYPEHPALVDGKFKHHVEPAQAEMDWLEATSVGMIDAVTAPPPRMAKTQMEREMDRQYQNAVDALPREIRVGGQEAHRSFWNKLTFGLID; from the coding sequence ATGTCGCTGAAACATCTGCTGCTGGTCGGCGCACTGGCACTGCTGGCCGCGTGCTCCTCCAACGCCCCGGTCATTGACGAGTCGCTCAGCGAGTCTGAGCTGTACCGCAAGGCCCAGGTAGACCTGGACGCCAAGAACTACGGCGCCGCCGTTGAAACCCTGCGCGCGCTGGAAGCCCGCTACCCCTTCGGCCGCTACGCGGACCAGGCCCAGCTCGAACTGATCTACGCCTACTATCAGAATGTCGAGGCCGAAGCTGCCACCGCTTCAGCTGATCGCTTCATCCGTCTGCATCCGACCCACCCGAACGTTGACTACGCCTACTACATTCGTGGCCTGGCGTCATTCAACCGCGACCGCGGCATCATCGAGCGCTTTTTGCCGCTGGACATGACCCGTCGCGACCCGGGCGCCGCCCGTGACTCGTTCAATGACTTCGCCCAGCTGATCAACCGCTACCCGAACAGCCAGTACGCCCCCGACGCCCGTGCGCGCATGGTCTATCTGCGCAACCTGCTGGCGGCCTACGATGTCAACGTGGGTCACTACTACCTCAAGCGTGGCGCCTACCTGGCCGCCGCCAACCGTGGCCGCTATATCGTCGAGAATTTCCAGCAAACCCCGGCGGTAGGTGACGGACTGGCCCTGATGGTTGCCGGCTACGATCGCCTGGCCATGTATGACCTGGCCGAGAGTGCGCTGCAGACCCTGCAGCAGAACTACCCAGAGCACCCCGCCCTGGTTGATGGCAAATTCAAGCATCACGTAGAGCCGGCGCAAGCCGAGATGGACTGGCTGGAAGCCACCTCGGTTGGCATGATCGACGCCGTTACCGCACCGCCGCCACGCATGGCCAAGACCCAGATGGAACGGGAAATGGACCGCCAGTACCAGAACGCCGTAGACGCCCTGCCCCGCGAAATCCGCGTCGGCGGCCAAGAGGCCCATCGCAGCTTCTGGAACAAACTCACCTTTGGTCTGATCGACTGA
- a CDS encoding NAD+ synthase: MTATLRIVMAQLNMRVGDIPGNLQRIIEAARHARDELGARAIVFPELSLCGYPPEDLLLRSSMQARINRALERLCAEVDGIYMVVGYPWQEGEVCYNKAAVIADGRLLASYAKQQLPNYRVFDEKRYFTEGSDCCTLEIDGLPVAITVCEDIWHPQPMAQAREAGARLMLNLNASPFHMDKQREREVMLAGRAAEGGMPIVYVNQVGAQDELVFDGGSVAVGADGQIACRVEAFTEGLYPVDVHFDDTQVRLRQGAVAAMPELEASVYQALVTGVRDYVNKNGFKGVVLGLSGGIDSALTLAVAVDALGAERVEAVMMPYHYTSGMSLEDAEAQARTLHVHYRVLPIAPMVEAFMQTLEPVFEGLPRDTTEENLQARCRGTLLMALSNKTGALVLTTGNKSEMAVGYATLYGDMAGGFDVLKDVPKTLVFRLAEYRNTLGPAIPQRVIDRPPSAELAPDQKDEDSLPPYPVLDEILRLYIEHDLSASAIVAAGFEEDIVKRVVRLVDLNEYKRRQAAVGARITQRGFGRDRRYPITSGWGMED, from the coding sequence ATGACGGCGACATTGCGCATCGTGATGGCCCAGCTGAATATGCGCGTGGGCGACATCCCGGGGAATCTGCAGCGCATCATCGAGGCCGCCCGGCACGCCCGTGACGAGCTGGGCGCGCGGGCTATCGTATTCCCCGAACTGTCGCTATGTGGCTATCCACCGGAAGACCTGCTGCTGCGTTCCAGCATGCAGGCGCGCATCAATCGCGCGCTGGAGCGCCTTTGTGCAGAGGTCGACGGTATTTATATGGTAGTTGGCTATCCGTGGCAGGAAGGCGAGGTTTGCTATAACAAGGCCGCTGTCATAGCCGATGGGCGTCTGCTGGCCTCCTACGCCAAGCAACAGCTTCCCAACTACCGGGTGTTTGACGAAAAACGCTACTTCACCGAAGGCAGCGACTGCTGCACCCTGGAGATCGACGGGCTGCCGGTCGCGATCACGGTCTGTGAAGACATCTGGCACCCGCAGCCGATGGCGCAGGCGCGGGAGGCGGGCGCGCGCTTGATGCTCAACCTCAACGCCTCGCCCTTCCATATGGACAAGCAGCGTGAGCGTGAGGTGATGCTGGCTGGCCGCGCTGCCGAAGGCGGCATGCCGATTGTCTACGTTAACCAGGTGGGCGCCCAGGACGAACTGGTGTTTGATGGTGGCTCGGTAGCGGTTGGCGCCGACGGGCAGATCGCCTGCCGCGTCGAGGCCTTTACCGAAGGCCTGTACCCGGTGGACGTGCACTTTGACGATACCCAGGTGCGTCTGCGCCAGGGCGCCGTGGCCGCCATGCCCGAGCTGGAGGCGAGTGTTTACCAGGCGCTGGTGACCGGCGTGCGGGACTACGTCAACAAGAATGGTTTCAAGGGTGTGGTGCTGGGGCTCTCCGGTGGCATCGACTCGGCCTTGACCCTGGCCGTGGCGGTGGATGCGCTGGGCGCTGAGCGGGTAGAGGCGGTGATGATGCCGTATCACTATACCTCGGGCATGAGTCTGGAAGACGCCGAGGCCCAGGCGCGGACCCTGCATGTGCATTACCGCGTGCTGCCCATTGCGCCTATGGTGGAGGCGTTTATGCAAACGCTGGAGCCGGTGTTCGAAGGGTTGCCGCGCGACACCACCGAGGAGAACCTGCAGGCGCGCTGCCGTGGCACGCTGTTGATGGCGCTGTCTAACAAGACCGGCGCCTTGGTGTTGACGACGGGTAACAAGAGTGAGATGGCTGTGGGGTACGCCACTCTGTACGGCGACATGGCCGGCGGCTTTGACGTGCTCAAGGATGTACCAAAGACGCTGGTCTTCAGACTGGCCGAGTACCGCAACACCCTGGGGCCAGCCATTCCGCAGCGGGTTATCGATCGCCCGCCGTCCGCCGAGCTGGCACCCGACCAGAAGGACGAAGACTCGCTGCCACCCTATCCGGTGCTGGACGAGATTCTACGTCTGTACATCGAACACGATCTGTCTGCCAGCGCGATTGTTGCCGCCGGCTTCGAGGAAGATATCGTCAAGCGCGTTGTCCGGCTGGTTGATCTCAACGAATACAAACGCCGCCAGGCGGCGGTGGGTGCGCGCATCACCCAGCGTGGCTTTGGTCGTGATCGCCGTTATCCGATTACTTCTGGGTGGGGGATGGAGGACTAG
- a CDS encoding PP0621 family protein codes for MGLIKLIILALLVWFALRLWRGLQQQQVQQRRQQNARAQQEPSLMVQCAQCQIHLPQDSALRANDHWYCCAEHRDAHRHR; via the coding sequence ATGGGACTGATCAAACTCATCATTCTTGCCCTGCTGGTGTGGTTCGCCCTGCGCCTGTGGCGCGGCCTGCAGCAACAGCAGGTGCAACAGCGCCGGCAACAAAACGCGCGCGCGCAGCAGGAGCCGTCGCTAATGGTGCAGTGCGCCCAGTGCCAGATTCACCTGCCACAGGACAGCGCCCTGCGCGCCAACGACCATTGGTATTGCTGCGCGGAACACCGTGATGCACACCGTCATCGCTGA
- a CDS encoding two-component system sensor histidine kinase NtrB, with protein sequence MHTVIAERVDSQRPRILRLYNLYRVILGFGLTLLTSAALREGVLSVSDANVYAKASWIYLFINVLIALSLHRGRRDLHMFVLAVLDIGLLGVIFYAAGGIGSGFGNLLIIPVAIGNVLLHGRIGLLLPALASLVLIYLTFFLSLTHPYSGQSYLQAGVLGAIYFAVAMFVQRVSRRLYLSEVLAREQAASLASMEQLNQLIIQRMRTGILVVADDHRIVTRNEACTQMLGGELSSGAKLEHASPELEQRLRQWQRNPSVRGTAFHSHSGGTELMANFKPLGETSKGSILIFLDDNTQVAQQAQQLKLASLGRLTASIAHEIRNPLGAISHAAQLLNESDLLSRQDLRLTEIIQQHSQRMNRVIETVLELSRRRPSEPQLVDLALWTSGFLQDFRAAHPLTDSIDCEIEKEGILTRIDPNQLTQVVSNLCQNALRYSGEPGSERTIYLRLYLHPDTQLPILEIIDRGPGVPSEHVGHIFEPFYTTENSGTGLGLYISRELCESNQARLECDSAQPRGCCMRITFAHPKRLV encoded by the coding sequence ATGCACACCGTCATCGCTGAGCGGGTCGACTCGCAGCGCCCCCGCATTCTGCGGCTGTACAACCTCTACCGGGTAATTCTGGGCTTCGGCCTGACACTGCTCACCAGCGCTGCGCTGCGCGAAGGCGTACTGTCGGTGAGCGATGCCAACGTGTACGCCAAGGCCAGCTGGATCTACCTGTTTATCAACGTGCTGATCGCCCTGTCGCTACACCGTGGCCGCCGCGACCTGCACATGTTTGTTCTTGCGGTGCTGGATATCGGCCTGCTGGGCGTGATCTTTTACGCCGCGGGCGGGATTGGCAGCGGTTTCGGCAACCTGCTGATCATCCCGGTCGCCATTGGCAACGTACTACTGCACGGACGCATTGGCCTGTTGCTGCCTGCACTGGCCAGCCTGGTACTGATTTACCTGACGTTTTTCCTTAGTCTGACCCATCCCTACAGCGGCCAGAGCTATCTGCAGGCAGGGGTACTGGGCGCCATCTACTTCGCGGTGGCCATGTTCGTGCAACGCGTCAGTCGTCGCTTGTACCTGTCTGAAGTGTTGGCCCGCGAGCAGGCCGCCAGCCTGGCCAGCATGGAGCAGCTCAACCAGTTGATCATCCAGCGCATGCGTACCGGCATCCTGGTGGTAGCCGACGATCATCGTATCGTCACCCGCAACGAGGCCTGCACGCAGATGCTGGGCGGCGAATTAAGCAGCGGCGCCAAGTTGGAGCACGCCTCCCCGGAGCTGGAGCAACGCTTGCGCCAGTGGCAGCGCAACCCTTCGGTCCGCGGTACTGCGTTCCACAGTCACAGTGGCGGCACCGAACTGATGGCCAACTTCAAGCCACTGGGCGAAACCAGCAAGGGCAGCATCCTGATCTTTCTGGACGACAATACCCAGGTGGCACAGCAAGCCCAGCAGCTGAAACTCGCCTCGCTGGGGCGCCTGACGGCCAGCATTGCGCACGAGATTCGCAACCCGCTAGGTGCCATCAGCCACGCAGCGCAATTGTTGAACGAATCCGACCTGCTTTCGCGTCAAGATCTGCGCCTGACCGAAATCATCCAGCAGCATTCACAACGTATGAACCGGGTGATCGAGACGGTGCTTGAGCTGTCCCGCAGGCGCCCCAGTGAGCCGCAACTGGTCGACCTGGCACTGTGGACTTCCGGCTTCCTGCAGGACTTTCGTGCTGCCCACCCGCTGACCGACAGCATCGACTGCGAGATCGAGAAAGAAGGCATTCTCACCCGGATAGACCCCAATCAGTTGACCCAGGTGGTCAGCAACCTGTGTCAGAACGCGTTGCGCTACAGCGGCGAACCGGGCAGCGAACGTACCATCTACCTGCGCCTGTATCTGCATCCGGACACCCAGCTGCCAATCCTGGAGATCATTGACCGTGGGCCCGGCGTGCCCAGCGAGCATGTCGGCCATATCTTCGAGCCCTTCTACACCACCGAGAACAGCGGCACAGGCCTTGGCCTGTATATTTCCCGCGAGCTGTGCGAGAGCAATCAGGCGCGCCTGGAGTGCGACAGCGCACAACCACGGGGTTGCTGTATGCGCATCACCTTTGCTCACCCCAAACGGCTGGTATGA
- a CDS encoding sigma-54-dependent transcriptional regulator gives MTQPTVLIIDDEPDILELLELTLGRMDLDTRSASSLSQAIGLLQAESFALCLTDMRLPDGDGMAVVRHIQQHCPATPVAMITAYGSLDTAINALKAGAFDFLTKPVDLGRLRELVAAALKLNQPASPSQPSDEDPILGISPPIERLRRQIGKLARSQAPLYISGESGSGKELVARRIHALSPRAEQPFVPVNCGAIPSELMESEFFGHRKGSFTGAVADKPGLFQAANHGTLFLDEVADLPMAMQVKLLRAIQEKAVRPLGSQREEAIDVRLLCATHKDLAAEVAQGRFRQDLFYRINVIELQVPPLRERREDLPLLIQRILTRLAERNDMPAPQVTSSGMERLQSYRFPGNVRELENALERAFTLCENQQIDASDLYLSPCTSGQGDDSQDLSQIDHLEDYLDNIERQAITQALEETRWNKTAAAKRLGLTFRSLRYRLKKLGLDE, from the coding sequence ATGACCCAACCCACGGTGCTGATCATTGACGATGAACCGGACATCCTCGAGCTGCTTGAGCTGACGTTGGGGCGCATGGACCTGGATACCCGCAGCGCCAGCAGCCTGTCACAGGCAATCGGTCTGCTGCAGGCCGAATCCTTCGCCCTCTGTCTGACCGATATGCGCCTGCCCGACGGCGACGGCATGGCGGTGGTTCGCCACATTCAGCAACACTGCCCCGCCACCCCGGTAGCGATGATCACCGCCTACGGCAGCCTGGACACCGCAATCAACGCCCTCAAGGCCGGCGCCTTCGACTTTCTCACCAAGCCGGTAGACCTTGGCCGCCTGCGCGAACTGGTGGCCGCCGCACTGAAACTCAATCAGCCCGCCAGCCCTAGCCAACCCTCGGACGAAGACCCGATTCTCGGCATCTCGCCGCCCATCGAGCGGCTGCGCCGGCAAATCGGCAAATTGGCGCGCAGCCAGGCACCGCTCTACATCAGCGGCGAATCCGGCAGCGGCAAGGAGCTGGTCGCCCGCCGTATTCATGCCCTCAGTCCGCGGGCCGAGCAACCCTTCGTGCCGGTCAACTGCGGCGCCATCCCCTCTGAGCTGATGGAGAGTGAGTTCTTCGGTCACCGCAAGGGCAGCTTTACCGGTGCGGTCGCCGACAAACCCGGCCTGTTTCAGGCGGCCAATCACGGCACCCTGTTTCTGGATGAGGTAGCCGACCTACCCATGGCCATGCAGGTAAAACTGCTGCGCGCCATTCAGGAAAAGGCTGTTCGGCCGCTTGGCAGCCAGCGCGAAGAAGCTATCGACGTGCGCCTGCTGTGCGCCACCCACAAGGATCTGGCCGCCGAGGTAGCGCAAGGGCGTTTTCGCCAGGACTTGTTTTACCGCATCAACGTCATCGAACTGCAGGTGCCGCCGCTACGCGAACGTCGGGAGGATTTGCCGCTGTTGATTCAGCGCATTCTGACGCGGCTGGCCGAGCGCAACGACATGCCGGCGCCACAGGTGACCAGCAGCGGCATGGAGCGACTGCAAAGCTATCGCTTTCCCGGCAACGTGCGCGAGCTGGAAAATGCCCTGGAGCGCGCCTTCACCCTGTGCGAAAACCAGCAGATCGACGCCAGCGACCTGTACCTGAGTCCCTGCACCAGCGGCCAGGGCGATGACAGCCAGGACCTCAGCCAGATTGACCACCTGGAGGACTACCTGGACAACATTGAACGTCAGGCCATAACCCAGGCGCTGGAAGAGACCCGTTGGAACAAGACCGCCGCAGCGAAACGGCTCGGTCTGACCTTCCGCTCGCTGCGTTACCGCCTGAAAAAACTCGGACTGGACGAGTAG
- the thiO gene encoding glycine oxidase ThiO, whose protein sequence is MQDVVVVGGGVMGCLSALELLQAGCRVTLLERGELGQEASWAGGGIVSPLYPWRYSQPISALAEWSQGYYGSLAAQLLADTGIDPEVHPCGLLWLDLDEQDQALQWAARQDKPLQQVDDGFVYQQVPQLAPGFAGALWQADLANVRNPRLMKALRARLLQFPGFALQEHCVAQGLQYDGERVVGVRTATGVVAGDAVVLCAGAWGGDWLAAEGLALPVEPVKGQMLLYRMAPGWLPSIVMAQGRYAIPRRDGHILIGSTLEHAGYDKATTEQALASLRASAEALLPDLADQAPVAQWAGLRPGSPDGVPYIGALSARPGLWLNLGHYRNGLVLAPASCRLLADLMLGRAPAIDPAPYLPDERLS, encoded by the coding sequence ATGCAGGATGTAGTAGTAGTGGGCGGTGGTGTTATGGGGTGTCTCAGCGCGCTGGAGTTATTGCAGGCCGGCTGTCGAGTCACCCTGCTGGAGCGCGGTGAGTTGGGGCAGGAAGCCTCGTGGGCCGGCGGCGGTATCGTTTCGCCGCTGTATCCCTGGCGCTACAGTCAGCCCATTAGCGCCCTGGCTGAGTGGTCGCAAGGCTACTACGGCTCGCTGGCGGCCCAACTGCTCGCCGATACCGGTATTGATCCTGAAGTGCACCCCTGCGGCCTGCTGTGGCTTGACCTGGATGAACAGGACCAGGCGCTGCAGTGGGCGGCCCGGCAGGACAAGCCGTTGCAACAGGTTGACGACGGTTTTGTTTATCAACAGGTGCCGCAGTTGGCCCCCGGCTTTGCCGGCGCGCTGTGGCAGGCTGATCTGGCGAATGTACGCAACCCCCGCTTGATGAAGGCTTTGCGCGCCCGCTTGCTGCAATTCCCCGGCTTTGCCCTGCAGGAGCACTGCGTAGCTCAGGGCCTGCAGTATGACGGTGAGCGAGTGGTAGGCGTGCGCACTGCAACTGGGGTGGTAGCGGGCGATGCGGTGGTGCTGTGCGCCGGTGCCTGGGGGGGCGACTGGCTGGCCGCTGAGGGGCTGGCGCTGCCGGTTGAGCCGGTTAAGGGGCAGATGCTGCTGTACCGGATGGCACCTGGCTGGTTGCCGTCCATTGTCATGGCTCAGGGACGCTACGCGATACCGCGCCGCGACGGGCACATTCTGATTGGCAGCACCCTGGAGCATGCTGGCTACGATAAGGCTACCACCGAGCAGGCTCTCGCCTCCTTGCGCGCCAGTGCTGAAGCGCTGCTGCCTGATTTGGCCGATCAGGCGCCAGTGGCGCAATGGGCCGGGCTGCGACCGGGCTCGCCGGATGGTGTGCCCTACATCGGAGCGCTCAGTGCACGTCCTGGGTTGTGGCTAAATCTGGGGCACTACCGCAATGGGCTGGTACTGGCGCCAGCCTCCTGCCGTCTGCTGGCTGACTTGATGCTGGGGCGGGCGCCCGCCATCGATCCGGCGCCTTACTTGCCGGATGAGCGCTTGAGCTAG
- the mqo gene encoding malate dehydrogenase (quinone) → MTATNVDVLLVGGGVMSATLGMLLKQLDPALTITLVERLDHVAHESTDGWNNAGTGHAGYCELNYTPEDQNGNVTIERALAINASFEVTLQFWSYLVEQGIIQNPSDFINATAHQSFVWGEKDVAFLRKRHELLSNHHLFAEMQFSESAEQLREWMPLIMSSRDTSQPFAATRVEHGSDVDFGSLTRRMVAHLQQQDGFELRLSHSVKSLRKSKRGHWRVVIEDEKSGKELDINAKFVFLGAGGGSLPLLQKSNIDESQGYGGFPVSGQWLVCQDPEVVKRHSSKVYGKAPVGAPPMSVPHLDTRIINGKPALLFGPFAGFTTKFLKKGSVFDLFSSVKSYNVAPMMAVGRDNMDLTKYLIAESFQSHKDRVDSLRNFFPDAQEKNWKLQNAGMRVQIIKKDAKGHGKLEFGTEIVAAKDGSLAALLGASPGASTAVQAMIDVLERCFKDRIASPEWQARMRELVPSYGQSLVNDGALLKQVRERTLSTLKLR, encoded by the coding sequence ATGACGGCAACGAACGTGGATGTATTGCTGGTCGGTGGTGGTGTCATGAGCGCCACCCTGGGCATGTTGCTCAAACAGCTGGACCCGGCCCTGACCATTACCCTGGTCGAACGCCTGGATCACGTAGCCCATGAAAGCACCGACGGCTGGAACAACGCAGGCACCGGACACGCCGGCTACTGCGAGCTCAACTACACCCCCGAAGATCAGAATGGCAATGTCACCATTGAGCGCGCACTGGCGATCAATGCCTCCTTTGAAGTAACCCTGCAGTTCTGGAGCTACCTGGTAGAACAGGGCATCATCCAGAATCCGTCCGACTTCATCAATGCCACTGCCCATCAGAGCTTTGTCTGGGGCGAGAAGGACGTTGCCTTCCTGCGCAAGCGGCACGAGCTGCTGAGCAATCACCACCTGTTTGCCGAGATGCAGTTCAGCGAGTCAGCCGAGCAACTGCGCGAGTGGATGCCGCTGATCATGTCCAGCCGCGACACCAGCCAGCCCTTCGCCGCCACCCGCGTGGAGCACGGCTCGGATGTTGACTTCGGCTCACTCACCCGCCGCATGGTCGCCCATCTGCAGCAGCAGGACGGCTTCGAGCTGCGCCTCAGCCACTCGGTGAAATCCCTGCGCAAGAGCAAGCGCGGCCACTGGCGCGTGGTGATCGAGGACGAAAAGAGCGGCAAAGAGCTCGACATCAACGCCAAGTTTGTCTTCCTTGGTGCCGGCGGCGGCTCACTGCCGCTGCTGCAAAAGTCCAACATCGACGAAAGCCAGGGCTACGGCGGCTTCCCGGTTAGCGGCCAATGGCTGGTCTGCCAGGACCCAGAAGTAGTCAAGCGCCACAGCTCCAAGGTCTACGGCAAGGCCCCCGTCGGTGCTCCGCCGATGTCGGTTCCGCACCTGGACACCCGCATCATCAACGGCAAACCAGCCCTGCTGTTTGGTCCGTTCGCCGGCTTCACCACCAAGTTCCTCAAGAAGGGCTCGGTGTTTGACCTGTTCTCTTCGGTCAAGTCCTATAACGTGGCGCCGATGATGGCCGTAGGCCGCGACAACATGGACCTGACCAAGTACCTGATTGCCGAATCATTCCAGTCGCACAAGGACCGGGTCGACTCACTGCGCAACTTCTTCCCCGATGCCCAGGAGAAGAACTGGAAACTGCAGAATGCCGGCATGCGCGTACAGATCATCAAGAAGGATGCCAAGGGTCACGGTAAGCTGGAGTTTGGCACCGAGATTGTCGCAGCCAAAGACGGCTCCCTGGCCGCCCTGCTGGGCGCCTCTCCGGGCGCATCGACCGCCGTGCAGGCGATGATCGACGTGCTGGAGCGCTGCTTCAAGGACCGCATCGCCAGCCCCGAGTGGCAGGCCCGCATGCGCGAGCTGGTCCCGTCTTACGGTCAGTCTCTGGTCAATGACGGCGCCCTGCTCAAGCAGGTGCGCGAGCGCACCCTGAGCACCCTCAAGCTGCGCTGA